The following is a genomic window from Flavobacteriales bacterium.
GCGCGACCCACCCGATCGAGCTGATCAGGAGGATCAGCTTCTTCATGCCAGCCAAGTTGCTGCCTTAACGGATGGGGATCACGTTCATTGCCATTGTGAAAGTACCAACCTCCATTCAGCTCCCGACCTTCGCCCCATGAACATCGCACTCTACGGCACGGGGCGCATGGGCCGCGCCATCGAGGAGGCCGCGCTGCGCCGCGGGCACCGGATCGCGTTGAAGGTGGGCTCGGCCAACGCGGGCGCGCCGCCCACCGGCTGCGACGTGGCCATCGAGTTCAGCCGGCCGGCCCACGCGGTGGACAACATCCGCCTGTGCGTGCAGGCCGGAGTGCCGGTGGTGGTGGGCACCACGGGCTGGTACGACCACCTTCCCGAGGTGCGCGAGCTGGTGGCCGCCGGCGATGGGGCCGTGCTGTGGGCGAGCAACTTCAGCATCGGCGTCAACCTGTTCTTCCGCGTGAACCGGCTGCTGGCCGCGTTGATGGATGGGCGGAGCGACTACCGCGTCCGGCTCGACGAGGTGCACCACGTGCACAAGCTCGACGCCCCCAGCGGCACGGCCCTCACCCTGGCCCGCGACATCGACCTGCACCACGCCGGATACACGGGCTGGTCCCACGCCCCAGCTCCTGCCCCTGCCTCGTCTGCCGAAGCCTTTGGCGAAGGCATGGCCCCTGCCTCGTCTGCCGAAGCCTTTGGCGAAGGCATGGCCCCTGCCCCGGTCCCCATCCACAGCGAACGCACCGGCGAGGTGCCCGGCAAGCACAGCGTGCAGTGGTCCAGCGCGGACGACCGCATCGTCATCACGCACGAAGCCTTCGGGCGTAGCGGCTTCGCCACGGGCGCGGTGCATGCGGCCGAATGGCTGGCGGACCCGGTGCAGCGGCGGCGCGGCCTCTTCACCATGGACGATGTGCTGGGCCGGCCCTGAGCGTCCGCCCGTCCCCTTCCTCCCCCCGCTCATCCACCCGTGCATGGCCGCAGGCCGTTCGTTGTGCACCTTCGCAGCCTGATGATCCCTTACCTCGTCCTCTTCGCCTACTTCGCCGTCCTCTTCGGCTGCCTGTGGAAGTACTTCCAAAAGGCCGGCCGCAAGGCCTGGGAAGGCTTGGTCCCCGGCTACAACATCCTCATCTGGCTGAAGCTGAGCGGCAAGCCGTGGTGGTGGATCTTCCTCTTCCTGGTACCGGGCGTGAACCTGCTGATGTTCATGATCCTGAACGTGAACCTGAGCATCACCCTGGGCGAGCGCGGCTTCAAGGACCACGTGGTGATGACCCTGCTGCCCTGGGTGAAGATCCCGCAGCTGGCCTTCTCGCCGAAGCACGCCTACGTGGGCCCGATCCCGGTGGCGCAGCGCAAGCGCGGGCTGCTGGGCCAGTGGGGCGATGCTATCCTGTTCGCGGTGATCGTGGCCACGGTGTTCCGCACCTTCACCTTCGAGGCCTTCACCATCCCCACGCCCAGCATGGAGAAGAGCCTGCTGGTGGGCGACTACCTGTTCGTGAGCAAGCTGAGCTACGGGCCGCGCATGCCGATGACCCCGCTCACCTTCCCCTTCACGCACCACACCATGCCGCTTTCGGCCAGCACGCCCAGCTTCGTCACCTGGTTCAGCCAGCCCTACCGGCGGCTACCCGGCTTCGGCAAGCCCGAGCGGGGGGATGCGGTGGTGTTCAACTTCCCGGAGGGCGACACGGTGGTGGCGAACTTCCAGAACCAGAGCTACTACCAGCTGGTGCGCGACCACGGCCGCGAGAAGATCCACGACCCCGGGTACCGCATGCTGAACATGGTGGACGGCCAGGTGCGGCAGATGCCCACGGGCGGCATCCTGGTGCGGCCGCTGGACAAGAAGGAGAACTACATCAAGCGCTGCGTGGCCGTGGCGGGCGACACCGTGGCGGTGCGCGGCGGCCTGGTCCACATCAACGGCGTGAAGCAGCACGTGCCGGAGATGGCGCAGTACGCCTACGAGTTCGTACTGAAGGACCGCTTCAACGAGCGGATGCTGAAGGAGCAGTACGACATCAGCCCGGACGACCTGTCGCCCGGCGAGAACGGCGGGGTGAGCATCCCGCTCACCGAAGCCAACGCGGCAAAGCTGGGCGGCTTCAGCAACGTGGCCAGCATGACCCGGCAGGACCACCCGAAGGGCTACAGCTCGCCCTACCACAAGCTGCCCTACTTCCCCAACCATCCCGCCTTCGACTGGACGGAGGACAACTTCGGACCGCTGTGGATCCCGAAGGCCGGTGCCACCGTGGCCCTCAGCCTGGCGAACCTGCCGCTGTACGAGCGCGCGATCCGGGTTTACGAGCACAACGACCTGCGCATCGAGGGCGACCGCATCCTGATCAACGGCGCACCGGCCACCAGCTACACCTTCAAGCAGGACTACTACTGGCTGATGGGCGACAACCGCCATCGGTCGCAGGACGCGCGCTTCTGGGGCTTCGTGCCGCACGACCACGTGGTGGGCAAGGCGGTGCTGGTGTGGTTCACCAAGGACCCGTACACGGGCATCCGGTGGAAGCGCCTCTTCACCGTGGTGCGCAACGGCCTGAAGTGATCGGCGATCGATCGCCGAGCTTTGGGCGATGCGCAGGGTGTGGCAACGGTGGCTGGACCTGGGCCCGTGGACCCGGGCCTTCGTGCAGGCCTTGCTGCTGCTGGCCCTGGTGCACGCCCTCGTGCTGCGTTGGGTGATCGTGCAGAGCACGAGCATGTTCGCCACGCTGCTGCCGGGCGATGTGCTGGCCGTGCAGCGCTGGCCCGTGTGGACGGGCGTGGACCGCGGGGATGTGCTGGTGTTCCGCGACCCCACGCAGGACGACCGGCCTGTGCGGAAGCGGCAACTGCTGGTGAAGCGCGTGGTGGGCCTTCCCGGCGACACGGTGGAACTGCGTGCCGGCCTGGTGCTGGTGAACGGCCGACCGTTGCCGCCCTGGCCCGGGGAGACGCGTCGTTACCTCGTGCGCGTGGACCCGGGCACCTCGCTGGACAGCATCGCCGCGGCCATCGGCCTGCCCCGCGCCTTCATCGGCGGCGGCGAACGACACCTGGAACTCCCCCTCAACCCGACTTTGGCGGCCCGCTTGGAACGGGTGCACGGCGTACGCGACACCGGCCCGATGGGCCTGAGCCAACGACCGGCGCGCCACCTCTTTCCGTTCAGCCCCTTCCACCCGTGGAGCAGTGATGCCTACGGGCCGTTGCGCGTGCCGGCGGCCGGCGACAGTGTGCCCTTGGAGCCCGCGCAGCTGCCGCTCTACGATCGCATCCTCACCCGGCATGAGGGGCATGTGCTGGAGGTGGGCCGCGACGGCCTGCTGATGGACGGGGCCCCTTCGAAGACGGCGGTGATCGCCCGCGACCACTACTTCGTGCTGGGCGACAGCCGGCACAACAGCGCCGACTCGCGCCATTGGGGCTTTGTTCCTGCGGATCACCTCGTGGGCCGCACGGAGCGGGTGCTGCTGTCGTGGGACGCTGAGCGCCGGCAGTGGCGCGGGGACCGGTGGTGGCGGAGCCTGGGCCGGTAGGGCCGCGCCTGCCGAGCGAGGTACCTTCGCGCCATGCGTTCCCTCGCCTTCCTGCTGTTGGTGATGGTGGGCTGCACCGGCCCCGACGACCTGTGCATACGCCACTACGAGCCCTTCCCCGACCTGATCGGTGGCCGGGCACGCACCGACGCCAACGCCGCGCTGCTCGACGCCATGGCGCGCTACAACGCCGGCGACCACGGAGCTGCCATCCCCGTGCTGGAGGCCGAGCTGCGGAACACGCCCAACGAGGAGCAGATCCGCATGCTGTTGGCCAGTGCGCTCCTGGGCGCGGATCGGCCCTACGACGCAGAGCTCCAGCTCGACTTCATCGAGACCTCGGCGCGCAACGACTACGATGAGGCGGCGGCGTGGTACACGGTGCTGTGCTGGCTGTGCAGCGGTCAGCACGACCGCGCGCTGGAAGGCGCACGCGCCATCGCGGCGCGGCCGCGACACACCTACAAGCGGCAGGCGGACGCGCTGGTGAAGGACCTGATGCGATGACGCTGGACGAGGTGCATGAGCGCCTGGCCACGGCCCTTCGGGGGCCGCTGCCGGGGCACGCCGCCTTTCTGTCGCGGAGCGGCTACTCCCGCGCGGACCTGGACAGCGCTCAACGCGCGGACACCGCACCCCGGGAGAGCGCCGTGCTGGCCTTGCTCTATCCTGCCATGGGCGAGCCTCACCTGCTGCTCATGCGCCGGCCCGAGTATGCCGGGGTGCACAGCGGGCAGGTGAGCTTTCCGGGTGGCCGGCGTGAGCCGCGGGATACCGACCTCCAGGCCACCGCGCTGCGGGAGTTCCACGAGGAGATCGGGGCCACGCCCAAGGACCTGCGCGTGTTGGGGGCCTTGTCGCAGGTGTACATCCCGCCCAGCCGATCGCTGGTGACACCCTTCGTGGGCCTTGCATGGGAGCTGGGCCCCACCCGCCCCGACCCGCGGGAGGTGCAGGCCCTGCTGGAGGTGCCGCTGGCCGAGCTGCTGCGGCCCGATGTCATCCGGCAGCGCCGGCAGCACATCCAGGTGCTGGGCCGCGAGGCGGAGATCCCCTACTTCGACCTGGGCGGCCAGGTGGTGTGGGGGGCCACGGCCATGATGCTGGCCGAACTACGCGAGCTGCTCCACGGCTGAGGTCACGCCGAGCTCCTGCAGGAATCGCTCGTTGGGGCGGCTCCCGTCCTTGTCCGCGCTGTGCTCGGGCTTGATGCGGCGTACGAAGTACATGTCGATGGCGCCCTTGTTCTTGGCCTCGATCTGCCCGCGGTGCACGCACTCGAAGCGGTCCTTGATCAGCGCGTACGTGGAGCCGCTGACGTTGACCTCGCCGGGCTCGCCGCTGCTCTCCATGCGGCTGGCGGTGTTCACCGTGTCGCCCCAGATGTCGTAGGCGAACTTGCGCTTGCCCACCACACCGGCCACGACCGGGCCGGTGTGCACCCCGAGCCGCAGGATCCAGGGCACCTTGCCTTTCGCCTCGCGCTGACGGCGCCACTCGTTCATCAGGTCGCGGACCTCCAGGGCGGCCAGCACGCACTTCACCGCGTGGTGCGGATCGGCCACGGGCACGCCGGAGGCGCACATGTAGCTGTCGCCGATGGTCTTGATCTTCTCGATGCCGTAGCGGCCCACGATCTCGTCGAAGTGGATGAAGCACTCGTCCAGTTCGGTGACGAGCTCCTCCGGGCTCATCTTCTCGGCGGCCTTGGTGAAGCCCTTCATGTCGGTGAAGAGCACGGTGACGGCGTCGTGGCGGCGGGCCGTGGCCTTGCCCTTGTCCTTGAGCTCCTCGCTGATCTCCTTGGGCAGGATGTTGAGCAGGAGGTCCTCGATGCGGCCCTTCTGGTGCTCGATCTCGCGGCTCTGGGCACGCACCTCCTCGGTGCGTTCCTCCACGCGGCGCTCCAGGATCTGGTTGCGCAGACGCAGCTGGCGTTCGCGCACCTTCACCCAGCTGAAGAGCACCAGGGCGATGAAGGCGGTGAGCGCGGTGTAGAACCACCAGGAGCGGTACCACGGGGGCAGCACGGTGAAGCTGAGGCTGGCGGGAGCGCTCCAGAGGCCCGCCCGGTTGATGCTCTTCACCCGGAAGGTGTAGGTGCCGGGGGGCAGGGCCGGGAAGAAGGCCTCGGTGCCGGCGGTCAACGGCTGCCAGTCGCGATCCAGCCCTTCCAGGAGGGTGCTGTAGCGCACGGCACCGGGATCGCTGAGGCTCACGGTGCCATACTGAATGCGGATGGACCGCTCGCTGTGGCCGAGGCTGAGGTCCTGCTCCAAGGGGCGGTCCTCCAGGTTCACGCTCAGCCCGCGCAGGGCCACGATGGGCGGGGTCGGTGCACCATCGCCCTGGTCGGGCACCACCCTGGTGGCGCCGCGGGCCGTGCCGAACCACAGGTCACCGTCGCGGGTGAGGCAGACCGCACCGGGTTTGGCCTCCACACCGATGAAGCCGGAGCGCTCCGTGTAGGAGAGGAAGCCCTCCTGATCCGGGCGCCAGCTGTTGAGCCCGCCCACCGTTCCGATCCACAGGTGGCCCTTGGCATCGCGGAGCAGCGAGCGCACCGTATTGTCCAACAGACCATCCGCCTGGGTCCACGTCCGTTCTTCGCGACCGTCGGTGAGCACCACCAGGCCCTGGCTTCGGGTGCCCACCCAGACGCGCCCCTGGCCATCCTGCACGAAGGTGGTCGGTGAGAAGGTCCTGCCCGGATCGATGCGCTGCGCACGTCCGTTGTCGATGCGGGTGATGCCCTTGTCCTTGCTGCC
Proteins encoded in this region:
- a CDS encoding signal peptidase I encodes the protein MIPYLVLFAYFAVLFGCLWKYFQKAGRKAWEGLVPGYNILIWLKLSGKPWWWIFLFLVPGVNLLMFMILNVNLSITLGERGFKDHVVMTLLPWVKIPQLAFSPKHAYVGPIPVAQRKRGLLGQWGDAILFAVIVATVFRTFTFEAFTIPTPSMEKSLLVGDYLFVSKLSYGPRMPMTPLTFPFTHHTMPLSASTPSFVTWFSQPYRRLPGFGKPERGDAVVFNFPEGDTVVANFQNQSYYQLVRDHGREKIHDPGYRMLNMVDGQVRQMPTGGILVRPLDKKENYIKRCVAVAGDTVAVRGGLVHINGVKQHVPEMAQYAYEFVLKDRFNERMLKEQYDISPDDLSPGENGGVSIPLTEANAAKLGGFSNVASMTRQDHPKGYSSPYHKLPYFPNHPAFDWTEDNFGPLWIPKAGATVALSLANLPLYERAIRVYEHNDLRIEGDRILINGAPATSYTFKQDYYWLMGDNRHRSQDARFWGFVPHDHVVGKAVLVWFTKDPYTGIRWKRLFTVVRNGLK
- the dapB gene encoding 4-hydroxy-tetrahydrodipicolinate reductase; the protein is MNIALYGTGRMGRAIEEAALRRGHRIALKVGSANAGAPPTGCDVAIEFSRPAHAVDNIRLCVQAGVPVVVGTTGWYDHLPEVRELVAAGDGAVLWASNFSIGVNLFFRVNRLLAALMDGRSDYRVRLDEVHHVHKLDAPSGTALTLARDIDLHHAGYTGWSHAPAPAPASSAEAFGEGMAPASSAEAFGEGMAPAPVPIHSERTGEVPGKHSVQWSSADDRIVITHEAFGRSGFATGAVHAAEWLADPVQRRRGLFTMDDVLGRP
- the lepB gene encoding signal peptidase I → MRRVWQRWLDLGPWTRAFVQALLLLALVHALVLRWVIVQSTSMFATLLPGDVLAVQRWPVWTGVDRGDVLVFRDPTQDDRPVRKRQLLVKRVVGLPGDTVELRAGLVLVNGRPLPPWPGETRRYLVRVDPGTSLDSIAAAIGLPRAFIGGGERHLELPLNPTLAARLERVHGVRDTGPMGLSQRPARHLFPFSPFHPWSSDAYGPLRVPAAGDSVPLEPAQLPLYDRILTRHEGHVLEVGRDGLLMDGAPSKTAVIARDHYFVLGDSRHNSADSRHWGFVPADHLVGRTERVLLSWDAERRQWRGDRWWRSLGR
- a CDS encoding CoA pyrophosphatase; the encoded protein is MTLDEVHERLATALRGPLPGHAAFLSRSGYSRADLDSAQRADTAPRESAVLALLYPAMGEPHLLLMRRPEYAGVHSGQVSFPGGRREPRDTDLQATALREFHEEIGATPKDLRVLGALSQVYIPPSRSLVTPFVGLAWELGPTRPDPREVQALLEVPLAELLRPDVIRQRRQHIQVLGREAEIPYFDLGGQVVWGATAMMLAELRELLHG